A window of the Streptomyces luomodiensis genome harbors these coding sequences:
- a CDS encoding GAF domain-containing sensor histidine kinase, which produces MLMTKGRGGGTEAGLRRVSGALLAMSRHLEVRDVLKTIVVSARELLDAEYAALGVPDDHGGFAQFVVDGVSEEQWKAIGPLPRQHGILAAMLKDATPQRLADVRLDPRFGGWPSAHPDMSDFLGLPIADGDEVLGAVFLANKRCPKPQGGCGFTAEDEELLAILAQHAAIALTNARLYERSRELTIAGERARLAHELHDAVSQKLFSLRLTAQAATALVDRDPVRAKDELRQVAQLAAEAADELRSAVVELRPAALDEDGLVATLRTQVRVLDRAHSARVTFACHGVRALPAAQEEALLRVAQEALHNALRHADAQQVDVTLARYGQGARLRVADDGRGFDPSAVRRAGRHLGLVSMRDRAGGVGGRLTVESAPGKGTVIEMEVPGG; this is translated from the coding sequence ATGCTCATGACGAAAGGACGGGGCGGCGGAACCGAGGCCGGGCTGCGCCGGGTGAGCGGTGCGCTGCTCGCCATGAGCAGACATCTGGAAGTCCGTGATGTCCTAAAGACCATCGTTGTGTCCGCCCGTGAGCTGCTCGATGCGGAGTATGCCGCTCTGGGGGTGCCGGATGATCACGGAGGTTTCGCCCAGTTCGTAGTAGATGGGGTGAGCGAGGAGCAGTGGAAGGCCATCGGGCCGCTGCCCCGGCAGCACGGCATTCTCGCCGCCATGCTCAAGGACGCCACTCCGCAGCGACTCGCCGATGTACGACTTGATCCGCGTTTCGGTGGATGGCCATCAGCTCATCCCGATATGTCTGATTTTCTGGGTCTTCCTATTGCCGACGGCGATGAAGTCCTCGGCGCGGTATTCCTCGCCAACAAGCGATGCCCCAAGCCCCAGGGCGGCTGCGGTTTCACCGCAGAGGACGAGGAGCTGCTCGCCATCCTGGCCCAGCACGCCGCCATCGCCCTGACCAATGCCCGGCTCTACGAGCGCAGCCGCGAACTCACCATCGCCGGGGAGCGGGCCAGGCTCGCCCACGAGCTGCACGACGCGGTCTCCCAGAAGCTCTTCTCGCTGCGGCTGACCGCCCAGGCCGCCACCGCCCTCGTGGACCGCGACCCGGTCCGGGCCAAGGACGAGCTCCGGCAGGTCGCGCAGCTCGCCGCCGAGGCCGCCGACGAGCTGCGCTCCGCCGTCGTGGAACTGCGCCCCGCCGCCCTCGACGAGGACGGCCTCGTGGCGACCCTGAGAACGCAGGTGCGGGTGCTCGACCGGGCCCATTCCGCCCGTGTCACCTTCGCCTGCCACGGCGTACGGGCGCTGCCCGCCGCCCAGGAGGAGGCGCTGCTGCGGGTGGCCCAGGAGGCGCTGCACAACGCGCTGCGCCACGCCGACGCACAACAGGTCGACGTCACCCTCGCCCGGTACGGCCAGGGCGCCCGGCTCCGCGTCGCCGACGACGGCAGGGGGTTCGACCCCTCGGCCGTACGGCGCGCCGGGCGCCACCTCGGGCTGGTGTCGATGCGGGACCGGGCCGGTGGCGTCGGTGGCCGCCTGACCGTAGAGTCGGCGCCCGGTAAGGGCACCGTGATCGAGATGGAGGTGCCCGGTGGCTGA
- a CDS encoding transglycosylase SLT domain-containing protein, with the protein MPLPNIPGYHRLTKTHKYSAAGIAAAGAAAIAFAVVPGGDTGAQTTAQDLPNKPVALTSQKADSQAHHEVLVKQSAAAEKQAKEEAAAKKKAAEEAAKKKAAEEAAKKKAAEAKAAKERAVKQAASRSTTRVETVAAAKDTKNYPDNLDGWIRESLDIMKEKGIPGTYEGIHRNIIRESGGNPRAINLWDINAQNGVPSKGLLQVIAPTFKQYHVEGTSWDPYDPVANITAACNYAAARYGSMDNVNGPY; encoded by the coding sequence ATGCCCCTGCCCAACATCCCCGGCTACCACCGTCTGACCAAAACGCACAAGTACTCCGCCGCCGGTATCGCGGCCGCCGGTGCGGCCGCCATAGCCTTCGCGGTCGTCCCCGGCGGTGACACCGGTGCCCAGACGACGGCCCAGGACCTGCCGAACAAGCCGGTTGCCCTCACCTCCCAGAAGGCCGACAGCCAGGCGCACCACGAGGTCCTGGTGAAGCAGTCGGCCGCCGCCGAGAAGCAGGCCAAGGAAGAGGCCGCCGCCAAGAAGAAGGCCGCGGAAGAGGCCGCGAAGAAGAAGGCCGCGGAAGAGGCCGCGAAGAAGAAGGCCGCCGAGGCCAAGGCCGCCAAGGAGCGGGCAGTCAAGCAGGCCGCGAGCCGCTCCACCACGCGTGTCGAGACGGTCGCCGCTGCCAAGGACACCAAGAACTACCCGGACAACCTCGACGGCTGGATCCGCGAATCCCTCGACATCATGAAGGAAAAGGGCATTCCGGGGACCTACGAGGGCATCCACCGCAACATCATCCGGGAGTCCGGCGGTAACCCGCGCGCCATCAACCTCTGGGACATCAACGCCCAGAACGGCGTGCCCTCCAAGGGCCTGCTCCAGGTAATAGCCCCGACGTTCAAGCAGTACCACGTCGAGGGCACCTCCTGGGACCCCTACGACCCGGTCGCGAACATCACCGCCGCGTGCAACTACGCCGCCGCGCGGTACGGCTCGATGGACAACGTGAACGGCCCGTACTAA